A DNA window from Methylobacterium sp. NMS14P contains the following coding sequences:
- a CDS encoding ring-cleaving dioxygenase, which produces MVQTGLHHVTAFSGPALRNLDFHTRVLGLRLVKKTVNFDDPGTYHLYYGDAAGRPGTILTFFPVEHAAPGRVGIGETQETAFRVPRASIGWWTHRLIEKGVAHEPLVQVFGAPTLRFRDPDGMMLALVGVDVGDAEGWASSEVPAEHAIRGLHSVTLLLDRAEATAAILTEVLGLEEVGREGNLIRFAGSAELGGLVTLRAVGGFLPGRPGAGSVHHIAFRAADDAAQAAMGQALAARGLHVTEQRDRQYFRSIYFREPGGVLFEIATDSPGFAVDEPVEALGQALKLPAGLEPHRAEIEAVLPKVA; this is translated from the coding sequence ATGGTTCAGACCGGCCTCCACCACGTCACGGCCTTCTCCGGGCCGGCCCTGCGCAACCTCGACTTCCACACCCGCGTCCTCGGGCTGCGGCTGGTGAAGAAGACCGTCAATTTCGACGATCCGGGCACCTACCACCTGTACTACGGCGACGCGGCTGGTCGGCCCGGCACGATCCTGACCTTCTTCCCCGTCGAGCACGCCGCGCCGGGCCGCGTCGGGATCGGCGAGACCCAGGAGACGGCCTTCCGGGTTCCCCGCGCCTCCATCGGCTGGTGGACGCACCGGCTCATCGAGAAGGGCGTGGCCCACGAGCCGCTGGTCCAGGTCTTCGGCGCGCCGACACTGCGCTTCCGCGACCCGGACGGCATGATGCTCGCGCTGGTGGGCGTCGATGTCGGCGACGCGGAGGGCTGGGCGTCGAGCGAGGTGCCGGCCGAGCACGCGATCCGCGGCCTGCACAGCGTCACGCTCCTTCTCGACAGGGCCGAGGCGACCGCCGCGATCCTCACGGAGGTGCTCGGGCTGGAGGAGGTCGGCCGCGAGGGCAACCTGATCCGCTTCGCGGGCAGCGCCGAGCTCGGCGGTCTCGTCACCCTGCGGGCCGTCGGCGGGTTCCTGCCCGGCCGCCCGGGGGCGGGCTCGGTCCACCACATCGCGTTCCGGGCGGCGGACGACGCCGCGCAGGCCGCGATGGGCCAGGCGCTCGCGGCGCGGGGGCTCCACGTGACCGAGCAGCGCGACCGCCAGTACTTCCGCTCGATCTACTTCCGCGAGCCCGGCGGCGTGCTGTTCGAGATCGCCACCGACTCGCCCGGCTTCGCGGTGGACGAGCCGGTCGAGGCCCTCGGCCAGGCCCTCAAGCTCCCCGCCGGCCTTGAGCCGCACCGGGCCGAGATCGAGGCCGTGCTGCCCAAGGTCGCCTGA